From the Chitinophaga lutea genome, the window ACCCGGTAACCGAGGCCGATGGCGCTTTCGCGGGCGCCCCTGCCGGGGGCCTGCGCGGCCAGGGTCACATATTCCACCGCGGGGTCGATGCCGGCGGATACCTTGCCGGTACCGGCCTTCCCGGGCACGGGCGGCACAAAGGGCGCCACGTGGTCGAAATAACCGTCGTTCTCGTCATAGGTCAGCACGAAGATGGTCTTTTTCCAAACCTCGGGGTTCTGCGTGAGGATGTCCATCACTTCCGACAGGTACCAGGCGCCATACCAGGGCGCGCCGGGGTGATCGGAGAAGTTCTCGGGCGCCACTATCCACGATACCGCGGGCAGCTGGCCGTTTTTAACGTCGTGCCGGAACTGGTGCAGGATGTCGCCTTTCGGCAGCTGCACTTCGCGCTCCGTATTGCCGTCGTTATATTTCAGTTTGGTCAGTTCGTGATAATCGGGGTCGCCGATGTTGGTGGTGAACGCTTTTTTATGCAGTTGCTGCTCTCTTGCAGGCAGTGCGCTGAAAGGGGTTTTGGCCACCATGTCCAGCGTTTTGTGCGTATAGGCGAGGTATTCTTTCTGGCGCTGTATCTTTTTTTCGAGCGCTTTGTGCTCGTCGGTGCCGGCCTTCAATGCGGCCAGTTCCTTTTCCTGCGCCGCCAGTTTGGCGGGCAGTTCGTCCTTCACCCTGCGCAGGTATGCGAGGTGGGCTTCGGAATATTCCACATGGTACTGTGAAAACCACTCGATGGGATTGTCTGTGAAGTTGGCCAGCCAGGCGTCTTCCTCGCCTTCGAACCCGGTGTCCACGCTCACTTCGTTCTGGTAGATCTTCCACGATACCTGGTTGGCTTCGAGGATTTCGGGGAAGGTTTGCCAGTGGGCCTGTTTGCCGTAGTCCACATCCGAATTATATACGTTGGCTTTTACATCCGGGCGCGCTTCGCTGCGGATGGTGCCCGTCCAGAAGTAGAGGCGGTTGGGCGTGGTGCCGGTGAGGGAGGAACAGAAGTGCTGGTCGCACACGGTGAAGGCGTCGGCCAGGGCGTAATAGAATGGAATATCTTCCCGGTCGTAATACCCCATGGTGAGCGGCATGCGGCTGTATTCGCGGTGGCCGGACTTTTTCACGTCGAGCCAGCGGTCGTACTGCCCGTTATTGCGCGCATCCACCTGGTCGGCCCAGGAATGCGGCAGGGCGCTCATCCAGGTCGCCCTGGTGTCTTTGATATTGAGGCGGAAGGGCGCATAGGTTTCGCCTTCCTTGTTTTTCTGCATGAATACGGGGCGGCCGTCTTCCAGTTTCAGGGCGCGGGGGTCGTTAAAACCGCGGACTCCTTTGAGGCGGCCGAAACAATGGTCGAACGACCGGTTTTCCTGCATGAGGAACACCACGTGTTCAGCATCGAGGAAGGTGCTGCCGGGCGCGGGATTGATGGCCAGGGCGCGCTGAATGGTTTCAGGGAGCATGTTGGCCAGTCCGCCTGCCCCGGTAAGCAGGGCGGCTTTGCGTAAAAATTCTCTTCTCGTGTCCATAAGCTGTTGCTTTGATGTTTGATTCCGGGGTTTAAAATAGAAATTATTAGCGAATGCATGCGGGTGCATGCTCAATTTAATTATTTGATCACGGGTGGGGTGAAATGCAGCTCCGAAATGGTGTACCAGGGGATGTTGAGGTAGCCGCTGTGCAGGGTGACCTGCACGCTGCTGCCTTTTTCCACGGCGTTGTACAACCGGCGGGGCACCATTTCTTCTTCCCCGGCGGGTTTTGGCCCCCAGGCATCCAGCCTGAGGTAGTAAGTTTTGCTTTTCCCTTTGACGAACCATTTATCGAGTACGGTTACAGAATATTCTTCCACCTCGCCCTGATCACCCAGGATATTCGCGAACATGGCTGTGCCATACCCATATGGCAAAGCCACGGATATCGCGAGGAGCACTGATATCAGGTCCGTTTTACCAACTCCCCATAACAGCAGCCCCCCTATGGCTACCGCTGTTACTATCATCGGCGTCCATACTCCGGCATGACTGACGATGTGCATCTTTAGCGCGCAAAAAGCCAGCAGGCCGGCACAAACGATCACGGCATAATAAATGGACGGGAAAGGAATGCTTTTCCCCATTTCAAGACTGATGAATCCCTTGTGAAAATGAGCGAGCACGGTAGCGCCCAAAGGTAAAATCATGGCCAGTACCAGGGCGTATTCCCAAAGGTCGTCAAACAGACTGGCGATGATCAGGCCAACCGCCGTCACCGTCATCGCACCGCAAAGCTTCTGCGCGCGTTTCAAACGGGCTTCCACTTCCTCCCGGCTGGCGCCCAGCGCCGGGTTTTCCAGCGCCGCTTTTCTTGCCAGCATGTCCAGGTCGGGATATCTGGCCGTAGCCCATGCTACGATCTCGTGATACCCGTTCAAACCGGAACTGATGCTGATGCTTCGCAGCGAAGGGTCCTCAGGCACCAGTTCCAGCGTGGTGCTGCTCCGGTGTGTGCTGGTGGTATAACCTTTTATGTCTGAGAAGGATAATGTCCTGTCCGTAAACAGCGATTTGTCGTGGATACTGTCTTCAGAAACGGTCAGCCGGATGCTGAAAATGTAGATCATGGCGATGACACAAGCCAGCATCACCGCCGCCATGAACAGTATTCCGGGTGTGCTGACCGGATCCCGCTGCAGGAATTCGCCAATGCCGTAGGCGGCCCCCGCTGTGGCCAGTGCACAGATAACGGTAACGGT encodes:
- a CDS encoding phosphocholine-specific phospholipase C; this encodes MDTRREFLRKAALLTGAGGLANMLPETIQRALAINPAPGSTFLDAEHVVFLMQENRSFDHCFGRLKGVRGFNDPRALKLEDGRPVFMQKNKEGETYAPFRLNIKDTRATWMSALPHSWADQVDARNNGQYDRWLDVKKSGHREYSRMPLTMGYYDREDIPFYYALADAFTVCDQHFCSSLTGTTPNRLYFWTGTIRSEARPDVKANVYNSDVDYGKQAHWQTFPEILEANQVSWKIYQNEVSVDTGFEGEEDAWLANFTDNPIEWFSQYHVEYSEAHLAYLRRVKDELPAKLAAQEKELAALKAGTDEHKALEKKIQRQKEYLAYTHKTLDMVAKTPFSALPAREQQLHKKAFTTNIGDPDYHELTKLKYNDGNTEREVQLPKGDILHQFRHDVKNGQLPAVSWIVAPENFSDHPGAPWYGAWYLSEVMDILTQNPEVWKKTIFVLTYDENDGYFDHVAPFVPPVPGKAGTGKVSAGIDPAVEYVTLAAQAPGRGARESAIGLGYRVPLVVASPWSRGGYVNSQVFDHTSDLQFLEKWLSHKLKKNIATGNITAWRRTVCGDFSSIFRPYNGEKIDMPASVEKEAFIETVHKARFKAPPANFKNIAGEQVQSVREGQEKGLLPEQEPGIRPACAIPYELYADAALSKDRRQVVLQLAAGNALFGKQSAGAPFHVYTGHNQQSRGYAVKAGDRLTDEWDAQTGYSLEVYGPNGFYREFKGDAADPGLTVKLTYTRTGNKPDGSIAFELHNTSAQGLEIAVADMSYGGKPQKLNLAAGARKTVRVPLAASHGWYDQLISVRGKNNFMQRYAGHAENGAPSKSDPLMGKVVGEKG